The Hemibagrus wyckioides isolate EC202008001 linkage group LG13, SWU_Hwy_1.0, whole genome shotgun sequence DNA window TGAATACGATGATATGAGCTGGATTCACTGAAATATCAGGTCcaaaatgacataaaattagCAAAGGTAACAAACCAGTTGTATGACAGGCAGGGCTGAACTTAACAGACATGCTAGGCTTTTTCTATCAAGCACTATTTCTCCTTTGAGCAATGTTtggaccccccccccacacacacacatgagcataATAGATTATATGGATGTCTGATTGACAGTGAAACATTCAAGGCTGGATGGCACTAGCAGAACCTACTCTGCATACCATATTTGGTTTATTGTCCAAGTTGTAAATTGGTGGGATGCAGACAGCAAAAAACGAGACTGTGCTTCAGAGCTATAAGTCTTCATTCGTTGGTCTGTCAAGTGCTTCAGTGAATACTGAACACGGCTAATAAAAAACGCTTTGTAACATTGTAAATGTTTTGTCCAATCAAGGCAACATCATTGTACATCTTTCTCTTCCGAGTAAACCAAGCATATCAGCAGGGTATGAGCCATATCACCGAATAAAGGGAATGTTTATACAATGTATTGACTGCATCTAAAGTGTTAAACTGGTGATTACAGCATTTTATCATACAGGGCTTTATGATTCTGTAACACAACATATCTGTAATAGGAAAAAGGGGATGATCCAGTTCTCCCTGCTTCCCTCTGCCACGGTCCCTTGTGGTGAGGCCTCTGTCAGGACTTCTAGCTCTTCACCTTTCTATATATATGCCTGAGAAGCATCTGCAGGAAGAGTATCTTCTTTACCATCACTCATGAGCTCTTTGCATCATACAGAGAAAACCCCCCCACACTCCAAATGCTGCCTTCCTTCATTTCCTCTGGCTAGAAGAagacaacagcagcaacagtaACGGTTAAGGGGACAAGGGGACATAGAAGCTACTAACCCCGAGGATTTGGATTAAATCAAAACAAGTCCTTTGTGAATTTTTCTTACAATTTATTTTCGTCCTACAAGAATCTTTTCTCTGAGGTAAGGCAGAGCTTGTGCCAGAGCAACATTCagactgcaggaagtgaatACCAAACACATGGTGATAAAATAAAGCTATGTAATGAGCTCATAATCATGCCTTTGATTGACAGCTGATGTTTTCTAGCTGAATTAATTTCATATTCCATTGTTAACTGACTCTAAAGTTTGTGTTGGGCTTAAGAATGATGGATGATAAGGGATAAATCAGCACAAGAAGCTTTTACACTTCCTAACAGCCTAGAGtaaagattttattattaattgtatttattaacaaatgttaatattaatatatattgaGAGTGCACTTAAAATTTTCATGAAAGTAGATTGCTGTATTTCAGCAACTCCATCTGGAACCCTAGGGGTCCGTAAAGCATTATCAGGGGGTTTAtgatttttgatttttgttATAGAGGTGGAAATTACACCAGTCAGTACAGATATCGATATTTAGGTTATTAGCTGATTTATCTGGACTCTTGAATCAAAGCACCAGTAACTTAGTGTGAGCGAacagtttattaataataaagctcTATGCTGCTTAAAAACAACTAAAATGTCATCATATACACGTACATAGATGAATTATGTTCATTAAATAATCTAAACTAGAGGGCGTCTAAGCATATTTTACAGGTTAAAGGATCCCTCACTGCAAAAAGAGAACCACTTATGTACTTTAATGttaatcaaatatttatttaatcattctCATTCTGTATGCATTGAAATACAAATGCTTGTGCTGCATGTGTAATACAGTGCTTAAATATCCCGGCTACAAAACACACTAATATGCACCTCTTAAATGGTCAACAGTAACATCACAGATTTGCTGGTGCAGTGGCTCATGACATTTAAGGAATTTGCTGAGCCGGTCACAATCCTGTAGCTGTGCTGGATTGATTTAGTTTGCTGAAACAGAAATACCCTCACCGCAACAAGAGACCTGTTTATACTTTTCCTCAGCCTTCCCCTTTACATACTGTACTGAAGGTGTTACACTATTCCATACTTCAGTAAAactccactgaaaaaaaaaagacaggacaaaaaggtcaacaaaaaaaactgaagaaaaaaggTCAATAGCTGTTTGAGGATGATGCTTTTTTGCTCTATCAGTAATCATACATAATGCTTAACTGTAGCCAGAAATATCTGGTGATGACTAAGTTACAAGCCTTCCTAAATTACTATCAGTCTTTCACACCTTGTGAGTTctcacaattattttaaaaccgATTTTAAAGGTGTTAAGCCACCAAATTAGCAAAGGGACTGTCTTTACCGCCGTCTTTAATGCTTATTATGCCATTTGTAGGTTTGTCATGTACACATAATTACCTATTATGGAGAGATCGATAAGTataattaatacatttcatGACTGCCATCGCTGGTGACAGCAGTGTCAATGAAATCTGCAATGATGGCATTTTGACcataataaaacatgacagttTCTGCTCTTTCCATTACAGGCTGTAGAAATGCCCCTCTCAGGAACTCCAGCTCCTCCCAACACGAAGAAAAAACCCTTTAAAATCATTACTGACCTCTCCAACATCACACAAATTGGTCAGTATGCCCCATCTGtatgtttttatctgtgtattatgcacatatacagtataatatacaACAGCAGTGTGTACAAATTTGAATAAAAGAGGGCCATATGGTCAATAATTGGTTaattctatacaaataaagtctTATGAAAAGGTCATAACACTTACATCAACCCTTACCTTAAACCTGTTATGTGAATGGTTAAGAGTTATAAAATCATgctgttgtgcttttatttctcaGGGGTATTTATACGCAGGAAATCAGGCAccattttcatcatttcttGTTCAGAGCACAGCTAATTGTCTGGATGTAAAGCCTCTGTTTGCAAATTTAAACATATGGTCTGTCAATCTGCAGCATAATAAGTGCCACATATAGGAGACTGGAATAATCACTCTGtccaacatttttaaatataatgttcTGATATAATGCTGATTTTCTTCCTAAAGTCAATAAAACACTACTGCATCTTGAAAGGTCTATAAATAATTCAAGTATAGAAATGTCATAATCAGAAAATTAGAAGCAAGTTATAATGAGAGCGTGgtgtgaatgaaaaaaaattctggTGGTGGATTAACATGAGCTTTGGCCTCCAGGTATTTTTAATCAaggtataaaataaacaaaatgatctgtatgtaagtgtgtgtgtgtgtgtgtgtgtgtgtgtgtgtgtattagcggAAGATATGGACAGAGATGTTCCACTCTTGCCCTCTAATGAGCACTTCTATGTGAGAGGTTGAGTGTCTGGAGGCTGATTAATTCTATCGGATGTTCCCACTTCATCAGCTGGACTCAGCACTCATAATGACTTATTGTCCTATTTACAGGACAACATGGCTCCCATAGTGTCAGCACACACAACTCTCCTTTCACACCCATCTAGATTATCTGTCAAATTAGTTCCACTGACATGGGGGTGGAAATGAACGGTTGTTCTAGGATTTCTggcacattttctctcacattgCCCCTGCTCTTTAAACCCTACACCTCCCCTCTatctctcctcctctttttaCACTTACCCGTGGTGTTCTGTAGATGCTGTATAGGATGCATGAAAACATATCAACCTGTAATTCTTCTAGCAGTGTTGGCAAGTGTGGGctatagaaaaagaaatgaaaaaatgaaaagctaCCGGGTGAAGATAAAGAGAGTCTTCCGACCACCTCAGATGCACTTTCCCTGCAAAGCTAATAAACACCTTAttcatataatttattaatatttattcatttaatatctAAAATCTGTGTTtactacatttcattttttacaatttcatCTATTGTTACTGAAGAACAGTGCAGTTACTATGAGGATTTCACACCACTAGCTagtagctagctaactagcagcCTCACTAGTCTGAAACGTTAGCAAGCCATCCTGTTGAAAAATCTAGCATGATCTGACAAACTAAATCTATTGCCTCACTGCTGTgtgattttctttaaaacagcTTTCCTTGATGTAGCAATAGTAGCAGTAATTCAGAAACCTCTTCTGGCTCGACTTAGCATGTGATTTAACAACTTGTAGCTGGTCAAAATTAGCTGATCATCAGGGCAGATACACGAACAGCTACAATTTACCCATCTATTGATGTACGACACCTCATATTCAAGTTTGGTAACTTGTTTAGATAGTCGGATAATTTACATATTTAGTAGTTGCTTAAATCTAAACTGACTTACACTGGACCTCAGTATTCTGCTTTGCTAGTTCAGAATCAGATCCACAGTCAGCACTGCTGTTAAACCTGCACAGAGTAACACGGGGACAATAACAATATAgatactaataaaaaaaacagatatcaGTAAAAGAACCCACACAAGGGCCATGTCAGGGGCCTAGGCAGCTGTCCATGGAACCTAAAGCATAGGCCATTTCTGACAACAAGCCATCTGAGGGTTTATATAGTGGATTTATATAGCAGTAGTCCTGTTGTAAAAGTGACATAGCCTGAAGCAAGAGACACTGACCATGAGCTTGTGAAACACCTGTTTTATTTGTCCTGGCATTGTTTCTAAAACAGTTGCTATTCCACtgtaacttcttttttttttttgcagaatttACAAAGCAGTATATAGTATGTTCCCTTGTGCAAGCTTGCACAGCTAAATCACATTTAAAGTCGTATTTTATGCTCTCTCAGCACAGCATCCTTCTCTTTGGCATCAGCGATGGCATGACTCCAGGGTTTATAGCTGATTTCACACCGGAGATTGAATAAATAGCGCCACTTGATGACACAGTAGTGCACCTTTTGGTCCTGTAAAACGGATCAGATCCttttattgcaaaataaaaagaaatatatcttTCACTTGAAGCACTTCTATGGTTTAAAGGCTTTTGTGAATTACTGTACGatcttacacacactgctgggCATGTGCAGGTTGGACTGTGGTCAGACTCAGCAGCTATTCACCCATCAGGTTGCTCCCATTTTGGATCTTCAAGCCAGAAGCCCCAATGGAAGTGATTTATGTTCTGCTTTAAATTGAAGTTGAAACAAAAAGATGgttttttttggatgttttttgtaaTTGACTCCCACTTTTTTAAAACATTCCCAGAGGAAGAGGAAACAGATGCCACCGAGTTTGACCTCGGGACTAAGATTAAGACTCCTAAGGAGGTGATGCTGGAGGAACTTTCTCTTATGAAAGGCAAAGGCTCTAAGATGTTCAGAATGAGGCAGCAGAGAGTGGATAAGTTTATCATCAGTGCTGAGAACTTGGTAAGCCTCCTCAAGAGAACGACCAGAGATGATtgaatgtacagtgtgttctgtaaaatgaataaatgtagcTAGACATCcagtgtataatgtatataattgTATTTGAACCACATATACTGAAAGGGCTACCTTGCCTTTCTTATAGACTTTTATAATTCTTCTAATGCTCATTAAAACTCATTCATACTtatgagttttttttgtttctggtcATTTACCAGCAAAATCTCCAGGTCCTGGCACCTCCTGTAAACTGTGAAAAGACTCCACCCAAGACCCTTCCCAAACCAGATCCACCGAAAGGTACACAACAAGAAGaatcctttatttgtcataatACAGCACTGTGAATTTTTTCCCACAtgatcccagcttgttaggaagctggggtcagccATGTtacagcagagagggttaagggccatgctgaAGGacctaacagtggcagcttgtacCCATGaccttctgaaaaaaaaaaatcctagaaTTTTAACAATTGTACTAACTACACACACTTCCAGTGAAATTATGACACATCATATATGTAAGATAATGTCTGTTAGGTTCTATATGTTCTTTAATGTGTCACTTGAAGCTTTTATCTATCATTTTTAACAGAAGAAGTAGAACCTGAGACTGAGCAAGAGAAGAAGACCAGTGAGTATATTAAAACATATGTCTCACCATGGGAAAATGCTATGAAAGGCGACGATGAGCTCAAAGCCACGCTGAAGCCACAAATGCCGGGGCCTCATGTGCACAAAGACCTGCCCCAATACAAGAGCTTCAATAGGTACATACTCTAAATTTAGAACAGGATGTAGAAGGATCATACAAAACATGATCCCCAGCACTGGCTTGGTTTCTAATTACAGTTAAAGGTAACCCAGTTTCTGGACTTTATCTTACAGAACAGCGCTGCCTTTCGGAGGATTCGACAAGGCTTCTCACCTGCTGACCTTCGAGATCCCTGAGATCAAGAATTCTGAAGAACCAGTGTCAGTTCCTGTGTTCCAGTGTGACATCGACTCTCGACCATCTTTCAACCGTACTCCAATTGGCTGGGTGTGCAACGAAGAGTCCAGCTACATTCCCCTGACCCTGGAACCCATCTCCTCCGATGGAGAGACTGAAGACCTCTGAGAACCCTGTCCTGCTGATTCCTGCAGCCTGTATCTAGCTCAGTTCATCTTATATTGTTATTGTAGTGTTGAAAATATTTGCCAAAACTCTTGGGTATTGGCAGCTATGAAGACAACAGCCAATAAATTTCAACATTACTTGTATggtaatgtaaaaatgagatgtAAATACAGCTATGTACCATACGTAACAAAGTGGAGCCACATCATAATCTGAGTATgcttaaaaatgtcaaaaaatctGAACATGCCAGAAAACTTGTATTCAGTACAGCTAATGATCTttcaatacataaataaaaggtGTTCTATTATATAGCTATAAACCCTAGTCCAAGATACCCccatacacccacccacccacactgttctgcacattttacagttttttcTGTGGTAGCAAACCTTCCTCAGCCCAGGGAGGCTGCTAATTAGCCAGTTAGTTTAATCATGTGTGTTAGAACAGGGAAAACACTATAATGTGGAGGACAGGGGTTACTGTAGGAACAGGGCTGGGAGCCTGTGGCATATcattatagcacacacacacacacacacacatttgttatACTACCCCTGAGAGGACCATCCACTGACACAGTTATTAacagctaattaatgctataCTGCACCTAAATCTAACCTGAATATTAACCTCAGGAACTTAAAGGAAACCCTAaggcctatttatttatttatttattttaggggtttttttctgttcattgGAATCAGCCAAAAATCCCAAGGTCAGAACTGTTAGATATTCTTGTCGTTATGGAGAAATTTGGTTCCTAGCAagacacgcactcacacacacacacacacacacacacacacaaacacaaatgaaagaaagacagtcaaTGACCTCTCGATGCCCCGAAATAAGATGGTTATAAAactgttacatttattgttttgtaaGGATTGTAGAAGTTATAAGATATATTCAGTCAAGCATACAGATGGAGATGGTTTGCAATAATTTGTTTACGTGTAACAAAGAAATCAGCATATAAAATGGaatgtgaatttaaaataaCAGAATATATCTTGTGTCTGAGATGCAGGGAATAAATTGAACAACTAATTCCTTAGATCAGGTTAAATTGTGTTAGTTATCttgcactaaaaaaaaaacaggagaatAAAGGTTTCTGTAGTAACATGTCAAAGATAGCTCTCACCAGTAACTCTCACCAATAACCCTCACCAATAACCCCCACTAATTACCCTCACCAATAACCCTCACTAATAACCCTCACCAATAACTATCACCAATAACCCTCACTAATAACCCTCACCAATAACCATCACCAATAACCCTCACTAATAACCCTCACCAATAACTATCACCAATAACCCTCACTAATAACCCTCACCAATAACCCTCACCAATAACCATCACCAATAACCCTCACTAATAACCCTCACCAATAACTATCACCAATAACCCTCACTAATAACCCTCACCAATAACCCTCACCAATAACCATCACCAATAACACTCACAATTAACCCTCAGCAATAACTCTCACCAATAACCCTCACTAATAACCCTCACTAATAACCCTCACCAATAACCCTCACCAATAACCCTCACTAATAACCCTCACCAATAACCCTCACTAATAACCCTCACCAGTAACTATCACTAATAACCCTCACCAATAACCCTCACCAATAACCCTCACTAATAACCCTCACCAGTAACTATCACTAATAACCCTCACCAATAACCCTCACTAATAACCCTCACCAATAACCCTCACTAATAACCCTCACCAATAACCCTCACTAATAACCCTCACCAGTAACTATCACTAATAACCCTCACCAATAACCCTCACTAATAACCCTCACCAATAACCCTCACCAATAACCCTCACTAATAACCCTCACCAATAACCCTCACTAATAACCCTCACTAATAACCCTCACTAATAACCCTCACCAGTAACTATCACTAATAACCCTCACCAATAACCCTCACTAATAACCCTCACTAATAACCCTCACCAATAACCCTCACTAATAACCCTCACTAATAACCCTCACCAATAACCCTCACTAATAACCCTCACCAGTAACTATCACTAATAACCCTCACCAATAACCCTCACTAATAACCCTCACTAATAACCCTCACC harbors:
- the myoz1b gene encoding myozenin-1b isoform X2, which translates into the protein MPLSGTPAPPNTKKKPFKIITDLSNITQIEEEETDATEFDLGTKIKTPKEVMLEELSLMKGKGSKMFRMRQQRVDKFIISAENLQNLQVLAPPVNCEKTPPKTLPKPDPPKEVEPETEQEKKTSEYIKTYVSPWENAMKGDDELKATLKPQMPGPHVHKDLPQYKSFNRTALPFGGFDKASHLLTFEIPEIKNSEEPVSVPVFQCDIDSRPSFNRTPIGWVCNEESSYIPLTLEPISSDGETEDL
- the myoz1b gene encoding myozenin-1b isoform X1, with product MPLSGTPAPPNTKKKPFKIITDLSNITQIEEEETDATEFDLGTKIKTPKEVMLEELSLMKGKGSKMFRMRQQRVDKFIISAENLQNLQVLAPPVNCEKTPPKTLPKPDPPKEEVEPETEQEKKTSEYIKTYVSPWENAMKGDDELKATLKPQMPGPHVHKDLPQYKSFNRTALPFGGFDKASHLLTFEIPEIKNSEEPVSVPVFQCDIDSRPSFNRTPIGWVCNEESSYIPLTLEPISSDGETEDL